A DNA window from Natronolimnobius baerhuensis contains the following coding sequences:
- the uxaC gene encoding glucuronate isomerase has translation MGFLSDTYLLESAAAETLYAEIKSVPIVDPHTHADLEEIVANDGWDDIWEVEGATDHYVWSMMRTRGIPERKITGDASNKEKWLALAAEFPNFAGNPSYEWIHLDLKRRFGIEKPISEATAESIWTETKAQLATDTMRPQQLLADMNVELFCTTDDPTSSLEAHEEAERAIDGVDVRPTWRLDRALHIGRDSWDEFVDDLEQATGTGVQSFSGFIEALEQTHEYFHAHGCRASDLSLEQISTRPVSQRRARTVYRKALEGTNLTPDDVADFQAYLIETVGRLNAARGWVTQLHLGAVRDYRDELFQTVGADAGGDVSKHSIDLADELVYFLNEFDGETDIVLYTVDPTQYPTITTIARAFPNVSVGPAWWFNDSPYGIEEQLQYVGSVDLLANHAGMVSDSRKLLSYGSRFEMFRRTLANVVGEMVDRDRVAMAHAEHLVNYLAYERPKSLYGFE, from the coding sequence ATGGGCTTTCTGAGTGACACATACCTGCTCGAGTCGGCGGCCGCAGAAACCCTGTACGCCGAAATCAAGTCAGTTCCGATTGTCGACCCACATACGCACGCAGACCTCGAGGAAATCGTCGCAAACGATGGCTGGGACGATATCTGGGAGGTCGAAGGCGCAACGGACCACTACGTCTGGTCGATGATGCGAACACGCGGCATCCCCGAGCGAAAGATTACGGGTGACGCGTCGAACAAGGAGAAGTGGCTGGCACTTGCAGCGGAGTTTCCCAACTTCGCCGGCAATCCGAGCTACGAGTGGATTCATCTCGATCTGAAACGCCGATTTGGCATCGAGAAGCCGATCTCCGAGGCGACGGCCGAATCAATCTGGACCGAGACGAAAGCGCAACTGGCGACGGACACAATGCGTCCACAGCAGTTGCTCGCGGACATGAACGTCGAACTGTTCTGTACGACCGACGACCCAACATCGTCGCTCGAGGCCCACGAAGAAGCCGAACGTGCCATCGATGGCGTCGACGTTCGCCCGACGTGGCGACTCGACCGGGCGCTCCACATCGGCCGGGACTCCTGGGACGAGTTCGTCGACGACCTCGAGCAGGCAACCGGAACCGGCGTCCAGTCGTTTTCGGGATTTATCGAGGCACTCGAGCAGACCCACGAGTATTTCCACGCCCATGGCTGTCGAGCAAGCGACCTGAGTCTCGAGCAGATCAGCACGCGGCCGGTGAGCCAGCGGCGAGCACGAACAGTGTACCGGAAAGCACTCGAGGGGACCAATCTCACACCGGATGACGTGGCAGACTTTCAGGCGTACCTGATCGAGACGGTCGGACGGCTCAACGCAGCAAGGGGCTGGGTCACCCAACTGCACCTCGGCGCAGTTCGGGATTATCGCGACGAACTATTCCAGACTGTTGGCGCTGATGCCGGCGGCGATGTCTCGAAGCACTCAATCGATCTCGCTGACGAACTCGTGTATTTCCTCAACGAGTTCGATGGCGAGACCGATATCGTCCTCTACACCGTCGATCCCACGCAGTACCCAACGATCACGACCATTGCTCGAGCGTTCCCAAACGTCAGCGTTGGACCCGCATGGTGGTTCAACGACAGCCCGTACGGGATCGAAGAGCAACTGCAGTACGTCGGGTCCGTCGATCTATTGGCTAATCACGCCGGTATGGTGAGTGACTCGCGCAAACTGCTGTCCTATGGCTCCCGATTCGAGATGTTCCGTCGAACGCTGGCGAACGTCGTCGGCGAAATGGTCGACCGAGACCGCGTCGCCATGGCACACGCCGAACACCTCGTCAACTATCTGGCCTACGAGCGGCCGAAATCGCTCTACGGCTTCGAGTAG
- a CDS encoding SDR family oxidoreductase, whose amino-acid sequence MTAQTDFDLDGDVCVLTGGSGVLGTEMATAIGEQGATVVLLARGEDKLEAASDDLKARDIEHMTIQASVLDRAALDAAAEMVVDEYGRIDVLINAAGGNHPDATTGEETSFFDLPKDGLEQVMNVNFVGTILASQAFGEYMVEQGEGRILNVSSMNAFTPLTKIPGYSGAKAAVSNFTEWLAVHMAQEYSPDIRVNAIAPGFFLTEQNRYLLIDEETGEYTDRGQTIIDHTPQNRFGDPEDLSTTVCWLLAPGSAFVTGTVIPVDGGFSAFSGV is encoded by the coding sequence ATGACAGCGCAAACTGATTTCGACCTCGACGGCGACGTATGCGTACTAACCGGCGGCTCAGGCGTCCTCGGCACAGAAATGGCAACAGCCATCGGCGAACAGGGTGCTACCGTTGTTCTTCTCGCTCGTGGTGAGGACAAACTCGAGGCAGCAAGCGACGACCTCAAGGCGCGGGATATCGAGCACATGACGATTCAAGCGTCAGTGCTCGACCGCGCAGCGTTGGATGCAGCGGCCGAGATGGTCGTCGACGAGTACGGTCGCATCGACGTCCTCATCAACGCAGCGGGTGGCAATCATCCAGATGCGACAACGGGCGAAGAGACGTCATTCTTTGACCTTCCGAAAGATGGCCTCGAGCAGGTGATGAACGTCAATTTCGTGGGGACAATCCTTGCGTCGCAGGCGTTTGGCGAGTACATGGTCGAACAGGGAGAGGGGCGTATTCTGAACGTCTCATCGATGAACGCCTTTACGCCGTTGACCAAGATCCCGGGCTATTCGGGTGCGAAGGCGGCAGTATCGAATTTTACTGAATGGCTGGCAGTGCATATGGCCCAGGAGTACTCGCCCGATATCCGCGTCAATGCGATTGCACCGGGCTTCTTCTTGACGGAGCAAAATCGCTATCTGCTGATCGACGAAGAAACTGGCGAGTACACCGACCGCGGGCAGACGATCATCGATCACACGCCACAGAACCGCTTTGGCGATCCGGAAGATCTCTCGACGACGGTCTGTTGGCTGCTCGCTCCCGGCTCTGCGTTCGTCACCGGTACGGTGATTCCGGTCGACGGCGGCTTTTCGGCCTTCAGCGGCGTCTAG
- a CDS encoding bile acid:sodium symporter family protein, with amino-acid sequence MLEGPVGTAIDLLTAVFVLATMLSTGLGVPVSRLVASLEQRWLVVRSLLSNLVLVPLLAVVLIAVVPMDSSYAIGLLLVAIAPGAPFGPKLAEISRSNIAFASGLMVLLCLVSVVTIPLSMALLIPDGAAVDPMTVAQVVIIAQLAPLLVGLGIRRRFRSVATRLLEPMRRLSTYSMLLLTVLLVPATASEFVSLLGTGVLSVSVAVVVGSIALGYALGGPAVGTREALATTTAARNIAIALLVATTTFADTRVLAVTLVFGTVGLVVSVVTAGIWRTDDPQ; translated from the coding sequence ATGTTAGAGGGTCCCGTCGGTACCGCAATCGATCTCCTGACTGCCGTTTTCGTCCTCGCAACCATGCTGTCGACCGGCCTCGGTGTTCCAGTTAGTCGCCTCGTTGCCTCGCTCGAGCAGCGCTGGCTGGTGGTTCGCTCGCTTCTGTCGAACCTCGTTCTCGTCCCGTTGCTTGCCGTGGTGTTGATCGCAGTCGTCCCGATGGACTCGAGTTATGCAATCGGCCTTCTGTTGGTTGCGATTGCTCCTGGTGCGCCGTTTGGCCCAAAACTCGCTGAGATCTCTCGGAGCAACATCGCGTTCGCAAGCGGGCTTATGGTGTTGCTCTGTCTCGTCTCGGTCGTGACGATTCCGCTCAGTATGGCACTTCTCATCCCCGATGGGGCCGCCGTCGATCCGATGACGGTCGCACAGGTCGTTATCATCGCCCAGCTCGCGCCGCTGCTCGTTGGTCTTGGGATTCGCCGCCGGTTCAGATCCGTTGCAACGCGACTCCTCGAGCCAATGCGACGACTGTCGACGTACTCGATGCTGTTGTTGACTGTGTTGCTCGTTCCGGCGACTGCCAGTGAGTTTGTCTCGCTACTTGGCACCGGGGTGTTGTCCGTGTCGGTCGCTGTCGTCGTCGGCTCAATTGCGCTTGGCTATGCTCTTGGCGGGCCAGCAGTGGGCACGCGTGAGGCGCTCGCGACGACGACTGCCGCACGGAATATTGCAATCGCCCTTCTCGTTGCAACGACGACCTTTGCAGATACGCGGGTGCTTGCTGTCACGCTCGTTTTCGGTACTGTCGGACTCGTCGTCTCCGTTGTTACGGCTGGCATCTGGCGAACGGACGATCCCCAGTGA
- a CDS encoding extracellular solute-binding protein, with product MQAVGATGATVSLAGCSGSNGDGDDAVQITVLEDGYPTEEDREEFKQALHDAGVSEDISLEVMTMGLDTIDDQYRQWLNAGRSEPDVLTMDVGWSIPFIERGQLVNLNNHLDDDELDELESEFNGPSLDSSRDPDGDLYGVPSNMDIRGMLYRKDLAEEAGYDPEGENWSTEPMSWAEWSQVVADAMEESDELEYGLTLPLELSQTITCCSFNAIMSQWGGAYFGGRDHLFGPIGDRPVTVDEEPVHDALRMLRTFLYGHDDDHSLDSSDFAGEIVPEGSLGWRFTVDMESFINGESFAYDGGIPLLIQMAASEDNFGDDVHDKVGLMPYPYGVEESESEYDGLGGSVSELAGYNYSINENTEMLEESVEVITAMMTDEFQAFQFNATGNIPPKIPVLESDDVQEHPFFGDYMDTYEIAAENPMPRPVTSIYFQQSDIIAQEVHNVLSQDKSPEEGMGDLEEQLLTIENDNAQ from the coding sequence ATGCAAGCAGTCGGGGCAACAGGTGCAACAGTCTCGCTCGCGGGCTGTTCCGGGAGTAACGGCGATGGTGACGACGCTGTACAGATCACCGTTCTCGAGGACGGCTACCCCACCGAGGAAGACCGCGAGGAGTTCAAACAGGCACTCCATGACGCGGGTGTTTCAGAGGATATCTCCCTCGAGGTCATGACGATGGGGTTAGACACGATCGACGATCAGTACAGACAGTGGCTGAACGCGGGGCGATCGGAACCGGACGTCCTGACCATGGACGTTGGCTGGTCGATCCCGTTCATCGAGCGGGGCCAGTTAGTCAATCTCAACAACCACCTTGATGATGACGAACTCGATGAACTCGAGAGTGAGTTCAATGGTCCAAGCCTCGACTCGAGCCGTGATCCCGATGGGGACCTGTATGGCGTTCCGTCAAACATGGACATCCGAGGAATGCTCTACCGGAAGGATCTCGCGGAGGAGGCGGGGTACGACCCGGAGGGAGAAAACTGGTCGACGGAACCGATGTCGTGGGCCGAGTGGTCACAGGTCGTCGCGGATGCAATGGAGGAAAGCGACGAGTTGGAGTACGGACTGACGCTTCCGCTGGAACTCTCACAGACGATTACCTGTTGTTCGTTTAACGCGATCATGTCCCAATGGGGTGGCGCATACTTCGGCGGGCGCGATCACCTGTTCGGCCCAATCGGAGATCGGCCGGTGACAGTCGATGAGGAGCCAGTTCATGATGCGTTGCGAATGCTCAGGACGTTCCTGTACGGCCACGACGACGACCACTCCCTCGACAGTTCCGACTTTGCAGGCGAGATCGTTCCTGAAGGGTCCCTCGGCTGGCGGTTTACCGTCGACATGGAGTCGTTCATAAACGGGGAATCGTTCGCATACGACGGCGGGATACCGCTGCTCATACAGATGGCAGCCAGCGAGGATAACTTCGGTGATGATGTCCACGACAAGGTCGGCCTGATGCCGTACCCGTACGGCGTTGAGGAATCCGAATCGGAGTACGATGGACTCGGCGGCTCAGTCTCCGAACTGGCTGGATACAACTACTCGATCAACGAAAACACCGAGATGCTCGAGGAGTCAGTCGAAGTCATCACGGCAATGATGACCGACGAGTTCCAGGCGTTCCAGTTTAACGCAACGGGGAACATCCCCCCAAAGATTCCCGTGTTGGAGTCCGACGACGTACAGGAGCATCCGTTCTTCGGAGACTACATGGACACGTACGAAATCGCCGCCGAGAACCCGATGCCACGGCCAGTCACCTCGATTTACTTCCAGCAGTCAGACATCATCGCACAGGAGGTCCACAACGTCCTCTCACAGGATAAATCACCAGAAGAGGGGATGGGAGACCTCGAGGAGCAGCTACTAACGATCGAGAACGACAATGCCCAATAG
- a CDS encoding carbohydrate ABC transporter permease — protein MNTTGTIRQTIATVNNWIENRTESQFAYFMLFPVLLVFSVLALWPVLYTLETSLYADSFSQFRGEFIGLSNYTELVTGGRDSVLIRPFIDLGNPFQSILPVTLMFTAVTVVFATILGFVQALVLNGTYRGRSIVRVAVLLPWAVPIVVQGMIFYLLFIPAGAGTDLVNSLGLMGSQPLNESVTAFAIVSLADIWVSAPFIALIILAGLQGIDQNLYQVGKVAGASRWEQFRLITLPQVMPVLMIAMLLKSLMSMRVYGLIDATTNCSTVPSLTCGVVGTFNGSLYGTSAALAFITAILIGLVSVGYLIKYGNSSTGGI, from the coding sequence ATGAACACGACAGGGACGATCCGACAGACCATCGCGACGGTCAACAACTGGATCGAAAACCGGACCGAGTCCCAGTTCGCGTACTTCATGCTGTTTCCGGTACTGTTGGTGTTCAGTGTGCTGGCTCTCTGGCCCGTCCTGTACACGTTAGAAACCTCACTGTACGCAGATAGCTTCAGTCAGTTCCGTGGAGAGTTCATCGGGCTATCAAACTACACGGAACTGGTGACTGGCGGGCGAGACTCCGTCCTGATTCGCCCATTCATTGATCTGGGCAATCCGTTCCAGAGCATCCTGCCAGTAACGCTCATGTTCACGGCCGTCACGGTCGTGTTTGCGACGATACTCGGGTTCGTACAGGCGCTCGTACTCAACGGAACGTACCGTGGCCGGTCAATCGTCCGAGTGGCAGTGTTGCTCCCATGGGCAGTCCCAATCGTCGTCCAAGGAATGATTTTCTACCTCCTCTTTATTCCGGCCGGCGCTGGGACTGACCTCGTCAACTCACTCGGGTTGATGGGGTCCCAGCCGCTCAACGAGAGTGTAACCGCCTTTGCGATCGTCTCACTCGCCGATATCTGGGTGAGCGCCCCGTTCATCGCACTGATAATCCTGGCCGGGTTGCAGGGGATCGATCAGAACCTCTACCAGGTCGGGAAAGTCGCGGGTGCCTCGAGATGGGAGCAGTTCCGACTGATCACGCTTCCGCAGGTGATGCCCGTTCTGATGATTGCGATGTTGCTGAAGTCGCTGATGTCGATGCGCGTATACGGGCTCATCGATGCGACGACGAACTGTAGCACCGTTCCATCACTGACGTGTGGCGTCGTCGGAACGTTCAACGGCAGCCTGTACGGAACGTCAGCAGCGCTGGCGTTCATTACGGCGATACTGATCGGTCTTGTGTCGGTGGGCTACCTCATCAAGTACGGCAATTCCAGTACCGGAGGGATCTAA
- a CDS encoding carbohydrate ABC transporter permease has product MSTERSGNDSKLEQLVSYSIVNSDTLYRNLFYFTAICIVLISLAPFYYLFVIALTPSSRTTDAGIVPAGFDPSSFIEMFQVVPLHRFVFNSLVIAVMVTMIVLVFASLAGYVFGRMDFRGKPILFIGILVLSYFPGATFIVGLFRLLTGNISVLGISSPDLFGTPGVVALPLTTLTLPIAILLLTTFYSQIPDGLEDAARVTGSTRIGSLYRIIAPLSAPGLVTAGILTFITAYNEFFFSQLLTTGAAADWSPIVWGLSNYQTQVSVRYDLMAAASLFAILPIALLVLVAQKKIVSGLSGGTLRG; this is encoded by the coding sequence ATGAGCACCGAACGATCAGGGAACGACTCGAAACTTGAGCAGCTCGTCTCATACAGTATCGTCAACAGTGACACGTTGTACCGCAACCTGTTTTACTTCACTGCGATCTGTATCGTGCTGATCTCGCTAGCCCCGTTCTATTATCTCTTCGTGATCGCACTGACGCCCAGTAGTCGGACGACCGATGCGGGTATTGTACCCGCTGGGTTCGACCCATCATCCTTCATCGAGATGTTTCAGGTCGTTCCACTCCATCGGTTCGTATTCAACAGCCTCGTTATCGCGGTGATGGTGACCATGATCGTGCTCGTGTTCGCGAGTCTCGCTGGCTACGTCTTCGGACGGATGGATTTCCGAGGGAAGCCGATACTGTTTATCGGAATCCTCGTCCTCTCGTATTTCCCCGGCGCGACGTTCATCGTGGGGCTCTTCCGACTCCTCACCGGGAATATCAGCGTCCTTGGAATCAGTTCGCCCGATCTGTTCGGTACCCCTGGCGTCGTTGCACTCCCGTTGACGACCCTGACACTGCCGATTGCGATCTTGCTGCTAACGACGTTTTACAGCCAGATCCCGGACGGTCTCGAGGACGCCGCACGAGTGACCGGCTCGACACGGATCGGGTCGCTATATCGCATTATCGCACCGCTTTCGGCACCGGGACTCGTCACCGCGGGTATCCTGACGTTCATCACCGCGTACAACGAGTTCTTCTTCTCACAGTTGCTCACAACTGGCGCCGCAGCAGACTGGTCGCCGATCGTCTGGGGATTGTCGAACTACCAGACGCAGGTGTCGGTCAGATACGACCTGATGGCAGCAGCCAGCCTGTTTGCGATCCTTCCGATCGCGCTACTCGTGTTAGTCGCACAAAAGAAAATCGTGAGCGGACTCTCCGGAGGGACACTGCGCGGATGA
- a CDS encoding ABC transporter ATP-binding protein: protein MSHLMLDDVTKQYRDVVAVDDMNLDIEDGEFISLIGPSGCGKSTTLETIAGLTKPTDGTIEIAGRDVTNEPPKDRDIAMVFQNIALFPHMTVRENMNFGLRLKNYDDDKIEERVQDAADILQIDGMLDRMPDELSGGQQQRVAIGRAIVMDPEVFLMDEPLASLDAKLRVHMRTELQRLQQELDVTTVYVTHDQAEAMTMSDRIAIINDGDLQQFAPPLECYNKPANLFVAGFVGSPSMRFAHGEVDGGTFTDSEFGISLDVPSSVDIDDSSQITLGVRPENVYPKDHGTVANATEPIALDVDVVQPMGDELMVYLRAPDSGQTFESDLDDTDQTSSKTEQLLMSVDPTVDINVGQSIDIVLDRSQVHLFNSANGDALVHSLEQKPDPVSR, encoded by the coding sequence ATGAGCCACCTAATGTTAGATGACGTAACGAAGCAGTACAGGGACGTCGTCGCCGTTGACGACATGAATCTCGATATTGAAGACGGGGAGTTCATCTCCCTCATCGGCCCGTCGGGGTGTGGGAAATCAACAACGCTAGAGACGATTGCCGGCCTGACGAAGCCGACCGACGGGACGATCGAAATCGCGGGACGAGACGTCACGAACGAACCGCCGAAAGACCGAGATATCGCGATGGTGTTCCAAAACATCGCGCTGTTCCCGCATATGACCGTCCGCGAGAACATGAACTTCGGTCTCCGGCTGAAAAACTACGACGACGACAAAATTGAGGAGCGAGTCCAAGACGCCGCCGATATCCTCCAGATAGACGGCATGCTCGATCGGATGCCCGACGAACTATCCGGCGGACAGCAACAACGCGTCGCCATCGGGCGTGCAATCGTGATGGATCCCGAGGTGTTCCTGATGGACGAACCCCTCGCAAGTCTCGACGCGAAGTTGCGGGTCCACATGCGGACTGAACTACAACGACTCCAACAGGAACTCGACGTAACAACCGTCTATGTCACGCACGACCAGGCGGAGGCAATGACGATGTCCGACCGGATCGCCATTATCAACGACGGTGACCTCCAGCAGTTTGCGCCCCCGCTCGAGTGTTACAACAAGCCGGCAAACCTGTTCGTTGCAGGGTTTGTTGGCTCTCCAAGCATGCGGTTCGCCCACGGGGAGGTAGACGGCGGAACGTTCACTGATTCCGAATTCGGCATCAGCCTAGACGTGCCGTCATCGGTGGATATCGACGATAGCAGCCAGATTACGCTCGGGGTTCGTCCTGAAAACGTCTACCCCAAAGACCACGGCACCGTCGCAAACGCCACTGAACCGATAGCGCTTGACGTAGATGTCGTGCAACCGATGGGTGACGAGCTGATGGTCTATCTACGCGCGCCAGATTCGGGTCAGACATTTGAATCTGACCTCGATGACACGGACCAGACCAGTTCAAAAACAGAGCAACTGCTTATGTCGGTCGACCCCACCGTGGATATCAACGTTGGGCAGTCGATCGATATCGTTCTCGACCGTTCGCAGGTCCATCTGTTCAATTCGGCGAACGGAGACGCCCTCGTACATAGCTTAGAACAGAAGCCTGACCCCGTCTCGAGATAG
- a CDS encoding glycoside hydrolase family 2 protein encodes MQLLVGPRETVSIDGVWQAIPDQYEQHDGYDEDYFDDLDQPDIEMMHRSIYEPEASTDADLIDYNIYDGYSVQVPSSLGENIPEFRGYEGWMWFAQTFDRSLIEDGDRTHLRFGAVNYKTKVWLNGHELGTHEGGFTPFSFEATDALEDGENVVVVRVDSKRYEDGMPEKMTDFYNFGGINRGVDLVTTPAEFIRNFKVGTTIADGAVDIDISAWVDASEPSEPVTVEIPDLGVETELEAENGPAFSGTISIPESAVDLWSPSDPRLYTVRLSYRGDTIEDRVGLREVSVDGGEVRINGEPIWLRGIALHEEVAGQGRALDSEDIRTRFQWLNELGCNYARLAHYPHTEEMARVADEEGILLWEEVPAYHDVNFGDEDVQELYRQQLRELIQRDWNRASVILWSIANETNHNDETRNEVLPQMADYVRELDDTRLVTAACFIKDTDDGLVIDDPLKGHLDVVGINEYYGWYYGDADDMRRFQDDPEGTPVVISETGGGAKWGYHGESNERWTEEFQADIYRGQTSALEDLEQIAGMSPWILFDFRAPIRQNEYQRGFNRKGLIDQHGRKKEAFDVLQEFYQSGRLE; translated from the coding sequence ATGCAGTTGTTAGTAGGTCCTCGAGAGACTGTCTCGATCGACGGTGTCTGGCAGGCAATTCCAGATCAATACGAACAGCACGATGGCTACGACGAGGATTATTTCGACGACCTCGACCAGCCTGATATCGAGATGATGCATAGGTCAATCTACGAACCGGAGGCGTCAACCGACGCCGACCTGATCGATTACAACATTTACGATGGCTACTCCGTGCAGGTACCCTCGAGTCTGGGAGAGAACATTCCTGAGTTCCGTGGCTACGAAGGATGGATGTGGTTCGCACAGACATTCGATCGCTCGCTCATCGAGGACGGAGACCGGACGCATCTGCGCTTTGGTGCCGTCAACTACAAAACAAAAGTCTGGCTGAATGGACACGAGTTAGGCACCCATGAAGGCGGGTTCACGCCGTTTAGCTTCGAGGCCACTGACGCTCTCGAGGACGGTGAGAACGTGGTGGTCGTCCGGGTAGACAGCAAGCGATACGAAGACGGAATGCCGGAGAAGATGACCGACTTCTACAACTTCGGCGGCATCAACCGAGGGGTCGACCTCGTCACGACTCCGGCAGAGTTCATCAGGAACTTCAAAGTCGGGACGACGATTGCAGACGGGGCTGTCGACATAGACATATCGGCCTGGGTCGACGCGTCAGAGCCATCCGAGCCAGTCACCGTCGAAATACCAGACCTCGGAGTCGAAACCGAACTCGAGGCCGAGAATGGGCCAGCGTTCAGTGGGACGATCTCAATACCGGAGTCGGCTGTGGATCTGTGGAGTCCATCCGATCCACGTCTTTACACGGTCCGACTCTCATACAGAGGTGACACGATCGAAGACCGAGTTGGGCTCCGCGAGGTGTCAGTTGACGGCGGCGAGGTTCGCATCAACGGGGAGCCGATCTGGCTACGTGGTATTGCACTGCACGAAGAAGTCGCCGGGCAGGGCCGTGCACTGGACAGCGAGGACATCAGAACACGGTTCCAATGGCTAAACGAGTTGGGCTGTAACTACGCGCGGTTGGCACACTATCCACATACCGAGGAGATGGCTCGAGTAGCGGACGAAGAGGGCATTCTCCTTTGGGAAGAGGTGCCTGCATATCACGACGTCAATTTCGGAGACGAGGACGTCCAAGAGCTGTACCGACAGCAACTCCGTGAGTTAATCCAGCGCGACTGGAATCGCGCGTCCGTGATTCTGTGGTCGATCGCCAACGAGACCAACCACAACGACGAGACCCGGAACGAAGTCCTGCCGCAGATGGCCGACTACGTCCGCGAACTGGACGATACCCGGCTCGTGACCGCAGCCTGTTTCATCAAAGATACCGACGACGGACTCGTCATCGATGATCCGCTCAAAGGCCACCTCGACGTCGTCGGCATTAACGAGTACTACGGTTGGTACTACGGCGATGCCGACGATATGCGACGCTTTCAGGACGACCCTGAGGGCACACCTGTCGTTATCTCCGAAACTGGCGGCGGTGCAAAGTGGGGCTACCACGGCGAGAGTAACGAACGCTGGACCGAGGAATTCCAAGCCGATATCTATCGAGGGCAAACAAGCGCCCTCGAGGATCTCGAGCAAATCGCTGGGATGTCCCCCTGGATTCTCTTCGATTTCCGGGCACCAATCCGACAGAACGAGTATCAACGCGGCTTCAACCGGAAGGGACTGATTGACCAGCACGGCCGCAAGAAAGAGGCCTTTGACGTCCTTCAGGAATTCTACCAATCCGGTCGCCTCGAGTAA